The Centroberyx gerrardi isolate f3 chromosome 8, fCenGer3.hap1.cur.20231027, whole genome shotgun sequence genomic sequence ACCTACACGTATAACCCACAGCCGAATGCAACAATTTACACCCGTTCTCTGTGGGTTGTCAAAAGTAAATCTGGGAAatgtagaagtagacgaggcagattgagggaaagtgggttctccaaaaaagtaaattacacttCATCTCAAAAAAtgtcctggaatgcactgaacatcacagattgatgatatgtaacagtgtgagagcatctgagggaggatttttccttttaagttAATGTGTCACAGGCTCGGTGGTTAatgatctcctcctctctcgtaGCGAGGACTCCTGTGAGGACATGAGCTGTGAAGAGGACAGCCCGTGCGGCTCCCCGGGGAGCGACGCCGAAGGAGCCTTTTTCCCCTCCGCCTTCCACAACTGCAGAAAGTGATGATACTTCCTCATTATCTGGTAGATGTGTAACTGTCCCCTCAATTGTAACTGCTTTAATGTGGTCACCGTGTTTCTGAACAAacctgtttccttttttttattgccaTATCATATGCACCGTGAGGATGCTAAGTGACAGGTCTGGGTCATCAAGTGCCTGTGTTAATCCAGTTTACTGtttgctctttctttttcttcttttttttaatcttattgTAATCACGCAAAACTAAAAATTGCAATATATTGGCAGCTTGATGACAATACATCCGAATGTCTTTTTTTAAGATCTTCTGTGTGTCAATCTGTGTCCAACCTTGACACATTCCAGGAAACATACTAAAGCACAATGGAAACATTTCTCTTATGGATGTCAGTCATGAGGTACACTAACTGTTGAATACCTGCTAACATACTAGCACATCCTcaatcttttttctttgttttttttttaacagtttttataCTTAAAGCGATACATATTGTGCAAATTTGTGTAATAGCTACACAACTCTAATGTGACATGTATGAGATTGTGGTGTGAAAATACAGGACTGTATATGCATGGAGACTTTGATGGAAATATATTATTGTGAATGGACGTTATTCATGTTAATCGAGATTAGCctactgtaaaaaaatattttcaaaaactgaaaaaaatgtacataacatgtaaaaaagaggaaaaaatatatgttttgtGAATGCATTGGTGTCTTGTATATCAACATAATGTCTCAAATGAAACATGTTGGGAGGGAATTAATCcctccaaataaaaaaatacctttTTATATACCAGTTTTGGATTAATTTAGCTTTCTGTATCAATCAGACGCCTTTGCCTATATGCATTGCATACGGAATTTTCGACTTTAATGGTGGTGAACTGAGGCATGGAGGGATTTTCCACccattcattttattattagaCAATCATTCCTTTATGCTGCGAGTTGAATGGCTTGGTATGCAGAGAAGCCTGGGTCGAGGAGGGGTGGGTGATGGGTGGGAGGGGgttgggtggatgggtggggggCGTCTTCGCTGGCTGGATGTGTTGACACGCATTTCTGATCCATCTCCTTGATTAAACTGGCTGCCGAGAGAGGAATTGCAGCTGAGTGTGAAAGCCAGGGGCTGGGCGCGCAGGAATGAGAGCGGACGGAGACGCGGCATCACCATGCAGCCGACCACCATCTCTCCTCGCCGTCCATTTTTACACcatatgaaatgatgaaatctACCATCAACTCCGTATTTTGCAGACATCAACCTTCCCACCCGAGCGATGACAACCTCCTAGGCCAACGTATCGCTCGCACATAGGGAATGAAATAACACTCCCCAAGATGGTCCGCATCGCAAACGCCCTGGGTTTGGTTATTCTAAGCGTCGCTCTCCTCATCCTGTCGCTGATTAGTTATGTATCGCTCAGAAAGGACagcttcttcacctcctctaaaTATGACATGGGGGGTCCGAGGATCATGTTCCATGCTGGATTTCGGTGAGTATAGTTTCAAGGAAGATTTGTTTTGCTGATGTGATGCTGTGTAAATATAAAAACCTGCCACATTAGGCCTGCGCGCCCCTGCTGCAACACAGGAGTCCGGCCTAGTAGGTGTGCATAAATCAAATGGAAACGGCAGATACAGGCTTATAAAGGGAAACACATCACTTTCCCTCCATTCAGCCTTGTTTTGAATAGGCAGTCCTTCCATCAGCCTCCTTTCAATCAAAACCGGAGAGCTGTCCAAGGTGCTGAGATTGCGTTTGTAGTCTGGGGCGCTGGCGTGACCTAAATGCTGGCATCATACCACATCCACTTTTGTTGCTCAGGCATACTTTACATAACGACATTGTTGTTCTCAGGTCTCAGTTTGCCATGAATTTCCTGGACCCGTCCTTCATCCCGTTAACGAACGCCCTGAACGAAGAGCTGCAAGGGAAACCTTCCAGATGGAAATTCAATAGGACCGCTTTTTATCAGCAAAGGTAAGATCATGCTCTTCTTATACTGTTTTCTATTACAccacgaaaccaaacccctcgattttatccctgaaatgtctttaaattacacacacattattttatAAGGGATCTATTCATGAGTTGATTCACGGAGATAccagtaattaagggattttatatgccttttgtgcatggtggggttattaatggaaagtttctgtctctttcattaTATTACAAAGGAGCAGTCAAAAATGAGGGGGGGTGTTTAAGGTCTCTTCAATAACTCCCTAATTTCGTgtggattttgcatgaattaaagagtgaattcatgtaaattcatgtaaatgtaaggctATTTGAAGGGATTAGTGGTTTGCAGTGTGATTCACAGTCTCAGAAAGGTTTTGCATCCCTGAATAGGCTTTCTGTCGTCCTGAGGATATGCCGTATGCAGCCTGTCCACAGTGAGAGGGACAGTTTCCCGTGAGAGGGACAGtttggcctagtggttagaggaGGATCCggtgttggcaagcatccgccctgctgaggtgtaccttgagcaagacactaaatcctgtaccagctccagggctgctgctctggagTTGGACCCGTACTCTGACTTCCCTGATGAGGGAGGCAAGCAAAAAGTGTTTCCCTACGTAATCAAAAACGTACCACATTACTATAGTATTGcatctttaaaggaaaatttcACCCTCGGATACTGTTACACTATTGTatgtcatcaatctgtgatgttcagtgcattccaggagttattttgtgatgaagcgttgtaatttacttctttggttgtacccactttcccctcaacctgcctcatctatttcccagaatgcctttcaacaactcCCAGAGAACGGGTGTGAGCTTGTTACATTcggctgtgggttatacatgtaggtagattatggtctattgaggagaaattggtatcttcacctggatttctccctgtatgattgtgaatgttggtgcaaaaatggtgagtctagaaagaggTCCTtgggactgacaccaaacctgacatttaccgttgatgATTTAGATAGGTGAagattttctgctattaaactccattgtagctactggaaatatcttgaagtgacgtcacattgtctaAGTTTGGCcagtaagaaaaatacaccaacgGAAACGGAAACGAAATGgacacagaaatgcaaggtacatcaccaatagctgtttttctaacagtgttaaagtgttttatggtggatttcCCCCTCCCTATCTTTCAGGAAAGAGATCTTCAACTACATTGACATCGCCAACAACTTCTCCCTCACCAAGAGCGGCGTGCGCGTGGGCCAGCTGATGCACTTTGACTACTCCAGCCACAAGTATGTCTTCTCCATCAGCAACAACTTCAAGTCCCTGCTCCCAGACACCTCTCCCATTATCAACAAGCATTACAACGTGTGCGCCGTGGTGGGCAACAGCGGCATCCTGACAGGCAGCCGCTGCGGCACTGAGATCGACCAGGCCGACTTTGTCTTCCGCTGCAACTTTGCGCCCACGGAGGTCTACTACAAGGACGTGGGCAGGAAGACCAACATGACCACCTTTAACCCCAGCATCCTGGAGAGGTACTACAATAACTTGCTGACCATTCAAGACAGGAATAACTTCTTCCTCAACCTGAAGAAGCTGGAGGGAGCCATCCTGTGGATCCCCGCCTTCTTTCTCCACACCTCAGCCACAGTAACCAGGACCCTGGTGGACTTCTTTGTAGAGCACAAGGGCCAACTGAAGATCGAGCTGGCCTGGCCGGGCAACATCATGCAGGATGTCAACAAGTAAGAAATGGGGGGGAGTAATGTTGACGTTATTGATAGTTTAGTTTTTGTACAGCTGAACTGGATAACAATCTAAAtggcaacaaaacacaacatggtggaaaacaggaaaacaacaacCAGATGCATTAAATGACaaggggaaataaaataaattcaaatagagctgatggagaaaatgaattaataaggGAAGTGAGATTGCGGTATAGTGAAAAGGTTGAATTTCAGACGGAAGGGATCAATCATGGTATTCTGCTCACAGTGTTATCAGATACTGTTTTTTAGGGAATGTTGTTGTTTCTAGTTTTCTAGTTTCTAATTTCATTTGCCCCCACAGATACTGGAAGACTAAAAACCTATCTCCCAAACGGCTCAGCACTGGAATCCTCATGTACACTCTAGCCTCCGCCATGTGCGAGGAGATCCACCTCTACGGCTTCTGGCCCTTCGGCTGGGACCCCAACACGGGCAAAGAGCTGCCCTACCACTACTACGACAAGAAAGGGACCAAATTCACCACCAAGTGGCAGGAGACCCACCAGCTGCCCAGCGAGTTCAAGCTGCTCTACAAGATGCACGGGGACGGCGTGACCAAACTCAGCCTGTCACACTGCGCTTAGACATTCTGACGGTTAAGAGGTGACTCCAGAGACCGCCGCGACCCAGATACATCAACTCAGCTCAGACTTCTGTTGTGACGCAGACCCGCAATTGCATGATAAGCGTTAAGACATTTcatgacaccccccccccccccccccccattctaGAAAACACACGCTCATGTCGCTGACACCGCATCTAGCCTCTCTCAGCCAGTCACACGGTTATTCGCACCAGGACGTTGGGGTTTACTCGGGACGTAAATTATTGACTTGTcacagctgtgttgttgctCCTTTGGTAATGTTGCGTTCAGTACTACAGGTTAGACACGTGCTGCTCACTCGCTTCCCATTATCCTCCTTTGCATGGCTGCTGGTAGTGGCTAAACGGCTTGAATAGAACAAACGTCATGTATCTATCTTAACTGGAGTCCGCAGGGGATTCAACTGTGGAAACATGAATAATCAAATCTTCCCAATTCTGTTTTGAAAGAGAACACAGTATCGATTGAGGTATAACGCTACCATTAAGCCTTTAACAAAGGTATACTGATTCTGTACACTTTAATCACTGCCTAATCTCAGGGAAGGAGTTAGATCAGTgttttttgtaatcagattcAATGCCTCGATGGAGGTGCAAATCCTGTTTTCAGTCCTATTTTCCCCTGGAGGTGCCAGGCAGTCTGCACCGCTCTGGAAGATGGTATTTGTTTACAATACTATGTCTTTTATTGTCCTAAGACAGTATGACTGTCCACTTCAAATTTTTGGAATAAGAATCAACATTCCAACAACAAGCCATAGACTCACCTTATTTTCGGAGGGACAATAGTATCTTATCATTATAATAAAGAATTTTAGAAAAAAAGGTATAGGCCTACATTAGGTTCTGAGACTATAAGACGTTTAAAATATCTTCAAAAACATTATCAGGAAATACAGTTTATCTAACATTTTGAGCGCTCACATAGTTTTTGAAATATGTCATATACACCAACAACTGATCTTGTTGTCTACCACTATTTCATTCTTATTCATCCACAACAAATGACACCTTGAATCCAATGCATTAGTTATCACAGAGCTTTTGTTGACCAGGGGGAAAGTTATTTATTCAGCACACAACCATATCACTTCCAATATTTGACACAAATCAGAGAAATGAACTGTTTAATGACCTACTGCATCTTGTTTAAAGAGCATGATCCATTATCTGAATGGCATTGCATGCGAGAGGCACTAACAAATCTTTTAGGGAAGTTTTGTACAACCTTTTTGAAGATTGTTTTGAGGGTAAAATTGAGTTCTTTGCTATTGTTTATATTCCTGATGATATTCCTTAGAATATCGCCAGTGACTTTATATGAGAGATGTTTCaaggaaaaaactaaaaaaaaaaatcttattccTATATTCCACATGGGACCAAACCTCTTATTGCTCATTTTGTctcagacagaaacaaagatcaaactttatttttgtatcTGTAGATTATCTTGGCTTCTCAGAAAACAGGCAACCCTATCATGCCAAACTGAACTCGGACTAGACCGGCGTGTCGGGGGTTGGTGACTGAGGATGACTGGGCCCAAACAGTGATAGCTAGCCCCATGATTGCCTCATGACTCACAACATGTGCTCATGTTGAAAGTCAAGCTTAGACGGaggtttaacacacacacacacagactggtgTAGTCATTCAAGTGTACCAGAGGTGGTGGTATGCCTTTGTGCGCGTTCAGCTTTAGCATGATAGGCATACGGATCCTTTCGCTTGTCCATTCTGTCTCacacaaacctttttttttttttttccatctccgTGGGGCAAGATAGGCATTTCAGATAATCACTCACATGTCTCCTCTCCCAATCACAACGCACTCATCGTTAGGGAAACCATGAAACACAAATCTGACATTTAAGTTTTAATAGTTGAATCTTAGGCTATCTAGTTACTGTCATGAATGTGTATATTTAAAGAGTAAATTCTGTAGTCACACTTAGAATGTTTTGTAAGTACACCAAAGAGAAAAATGTTACCTTATAGCTGAATGTGGAGTGATTTGGGATTTTGGATGCTGTATGACAACATGTTATCGTAGAGGAATATGGAATGTCATTGTCGTTctccttaatttgatgtaggATGTCAAAAATTGTTGTGGCACAAAGGGGAATTAGCTACTGTGTGGTAATCATTAAAAACTTAGCTTTTTTGGCTTCATCCAAGGTATTGTGGTGGAATTGTACTGTTTGTGACCCCATgaatgtcctcctcctcctctgaataGTTTTGTTCTTTGACAAACACACCGGCACTCACCATGAATGCTGGACATTTCCCCCCCTCTCAAAAATCTTCTCTTTTCAAAATCAACGCATAGAATGTGTGTAAAACATAATGATACTAATGGAATCTGCGAGTATTGTAATTCCATTCAAAATAACAGTAAGAGCTTTCCGTGCATTACTTTTTCCATGACAAGCGGCATACATTATTTAAACATAAAATGACtttattcaaaatgcagctCTACATACAGCATCTGCTCCAGGAACCCTTTAACATTCTTGTACTTTCTTCAATCTGCATGGCAATTTTGTTCCAtcatccataaaaaaaaaaggcttagCTGCTTATGTACATGTCGTATAAAAGTCAGAACTCATGTAAGGGACTTTGCTATCTTGGTTGTTCTAACAAAAATTATCGTCCATATAAAGAAATGTAACCATGACTTAAATGTTTTTCGATTATACTCCATGATAAATATACGTTATGTGCCTGCATATTCTTTCCATCAATGCCTCAATGTgtcaaataaaaacagtatttttCTCTGATATGACCATTTCAAAATTATAATGTACCTTTTTCTGAACCACAGCCACTTGGTGTCGTGTTAAAACACAGATCCCAGTTTTTACAGCAGGATCTCCCATCTATTTTCAGTTCCTAtttacagatttaaaaaaaatgggatTATACTGTGGCACACTGTACTGTGCTTTTCTGACAAATTTGAACATGGGCAACTAACAATACACAGGTTGTGAATAAATAGCATTACAGTGCAGCAAATACCaagagaggaacacacactgtATAAACAGTAGGGCCAGCTTTCCAAAGCTCTAATACTCTCAATGTGGATTTTTGTTAATTTTAGCATCTCAAATTATCTGCTGTGTTTATCTGAGCAAGCCCCACCCACCCGGCACCAGAGACAGGCTCCAGCAAACGCTACAATCTCAAAATACAGTGTGACCTGGGGCAAATCTGACAGAGTGCTTGTTGGTGGCAACATGTCCGCCTATCAGCAGGCGCACCTCCTCCTGACGGGGGCCTCCTCCACCCCCTGGCTAGCGACGGGGCTGCCGTTAGGCTCGCAGCCGTGCCCCCCATCGGTGCTCTGCTCCATCCGCTTCATCACCAGGTCCAGCAGGGTCGTCACCGCCTTGTCCACCTCAGCACCTGTGGCCGCACTCGTCTCAAAGTAGGGGATcctgaggagagggaagagaggactTGACTCATCTAGGAAAGCCACATTCACTGTGTTTATTAGGAAGGAGAGCAGTGCAGCTCACTGTCACCATCTTCTGGTGAACTGGTAAAAAGAAGCTAAGTAAATGCAACTGCAAACCTATCTACAGCCAAGTCATctatatcagtggttctcaaacggGGGTCGGGACACCCCAGGGGGTCATGAGATCATTTCGAGGGGGGGTcacgagatgatttatgggattggaaaaaaacatatttctactctacaaatttattatgttatttttctcaaatttttgccttttttttcttgtgaaatactgaatagttttcagcctctaggcctccacTGATAATCtaatgaaacaaactgaaaagggaaaataattttTTGGGTGAGCTGTTCACCACTCTGAATAAGCAGCCTGTGACcggtttgagaaccactgatctttGTGGATTATGTGTGAAGCAAGTTATAGATATTTGTGTGAAGTGGCTCAGCTGACAGGACATagacaggatctgatgtaactaagTCTTACGCTATTAAGGATCAGCACCAACGCCAATGTAGAAGCCTGGCTTAGGTGTTGGAGGGAAGGGGTGGAAGTGGGTGAGAAGTGGGTGAGAGGGCAACTTCCATCACAGATGATTTATTTTGGGTCACAACACCTCCAAAAAATCACCCGCCCCTCCACACAGACCAGACCTACATTCATCTACACTACACTTCTTCACATAGACTCACACACAGCATCTCACCCACAGATAATAGCAATTTATGCCTCACCCATATCTGTCTGCCAGATCTTTGGCCTGCCTGGCATGAACATCCCTCAGGTCCTGGAGGTCTGCCTTGGTGCCCACCAGCACTATGTCTGGGCTGTCACAGTATGCGTTGGCCTGTAGCTGACCTGAACCAACACAGAGACAATCATTTACTCCCATATAGTGCAAATGAATATGTGTAACAGAGCAAATTTGAACCTGTGTCTGCCAGTTAGGACACCAAACCAGAAActgggtgtgaatgtgaagcatgcCGTTGCTGTGCTGTGCTCAGTCAGCCATcactggatgaataaaggttacaATTTTGAAGGTTATCATGTAGGCTGACTGACGTAGGGAACTTTGCATCTAACCTTTAGCAGCAACAAGAgggaatacattttaaatggtATTTTAATAGCAAACTCTTGACTGAGGGAGACAGTTTGAAGTCTGACGGAGGCAGTCTGACTGAAGCCAGACCATCGATCTACAGCACAGCGGGCTACTTAGATGACACATACTCATCCAGTTCCTGACGTTGAGGAAGCTTTGCTGATTGGTCAAGTCGAACATCAGCAGAAAGCCCATAGCGTCTCTGAAGAAAGCTGTAGTGAGGCTGCGGAACCTGAAAAGGAGTGCAAAGCTTTTATTACACAACTTAAAATGACCCTTTCTAGATTTTTTTCAAGTCTATCAAAATacttatatatgtatatatatatatacacacactgtatatgtgGTGAATATAAGGGACAAAAAAGAACAAGAGGAGCTCAAATGAACTCTGAAGTGAACATCTATATTTATTCATAGGGTGTGAATACCTCTCCTGTCCCGCTGTGTCCCAGAGCTGAAGGTGGACTCTGAAGTTCCTCTCGGTGGTCCCATCAGCACCCGTCCCCGTGTACATCTGAACCAAACCATAAAGCATCACAGTCCAACAGATGTGACTTACAtgcaaagacataaaaaaatTGTTTGCTCCTGAGCTGTGCCAACCTCTAAACACTTCTGTACTGGAGGATATTTTAAGACACAAAGACAACATATCAGTTATAAAACAACAAGTAATACTTTAAAGTAAAACAAGTAATAgcctttaaagtcacactgaaattattattttttttacctttttaggTCATTttaactatcataccatacacctattttacaaattatgctaaaaaaaaatggcaaaaattttattttcttgtaattttagttcaaaatctcattacttttacttcctggaaaactgaaaatgtttaatgatgacttcatcgtgtaccagAACCGCCCACCATGAACCGCCCCTCCCACCAAATACAACTGCCTTTCTTTCCTTAACTGAAATCCCATTGATTTACACTTTTGCATGATCCCTCTccacgttatgtcccgccccaatatcctgtttcaacaggaaatacatcacattaaggaggCAAGATGCTCCCAAAATACGGTTTCATTGTCACTTTACGGTCATGTATGGGTGCTATGCAAACATATTTAagtatagaaataaacaaaatttattttataatgtagTGTAGAGTTTCCCACTGCACCACTCACCACTCTCTTTTCCCTGAAGTCAATCCCCACTGTGGTGGTGAACTTGCGGTTGAACTTGTTGTCGGTGTACCTGTAGAGGAAGGTGGTCTTTCCCACTCCCGAATCCCCCAGCGCCAGCAGCTTGATCAGATAGTCATACTCCCCTTCGGCCATTGTGCAGCTGGGTGCTCAACCTGCCCTGGAGTTGAAGTCACAGTACAATGCTATGCTGATTTGATGCATCATGTACCAAACTCCAAGCTGGAAAACTTGCTGGAGGGCCACTCCAGCACATAAATGCACTCTTTGTTCTGACAGTGCACCACTACCCCGTTAACCCCATACTGTACATTACAGTAAGTGCATATAGGGTGAgtatactagaataaagaaattgTGAAATGTCGGAGgcatagctgaaatattcagtCTGAGGCTGCAGGACCATCACACAGGCTTAGTGAGACGTCATAACTCCCCAGTCATTAGACGCTGATCAGAGAGGGGCGAGCGCATGACTGGAGCTGCCTTCCACATGAGCAGTCAAATGCCTCTCTAGACTTTTCTCTAACTGCTGAGCAAAACATTGCCTGTTTCACAGACAGAACTCCTTTTATTGACTATGGCCAGCCAGCTCAACACTGCGTGACGCCACTCAGGTCAATGCACTGCTTCAGTTACACTTGCAACTTATGCAAGACGGCGTATTAACGATGCCACGGAAAATCATATTTAGTTCAAA encodes the following:
- the LOC139910431 gene encoding alpha-N-acetylneuraminate alpha-2,8-sialyltransferase ST8SIA3-like; this translates as MVRIANALGLVILSVALLILSLISYVSLRKDSFFTSSKYDMGGPRIMFHAGFRSQFAMNFLDPSFIPLTNALNEELQGKPSRWKFNRTAFYQQRKEIFNYIDIANNFSLTKSGVRVGQLMHFDYSSHKYVFSISNNFKSLLPDTSPIINKHYNVCAVVGNSGILTGSRCGTEIDQADFVFRCNFAPTEVYYKDVGRKTNMTTFNPSILERYYNNLLTIQDRNNFFLNLKKLEGAILWIPAFFLHTSATVTRTLVDFFVEHKGQLKIELAWPGNIMQDVNKYWKTKNLSPKRLSTGILMYTLASAMCEEIHLYGFWPFGWDPNTGKELPYHYYDKKGTKFTTKWQETHQLPSEFKLLYKMHGDGVTKLSLSHCA
- the LOC139910382 gene encoding ras-related protein Rab-27B-like, which encodes MAEGEYDYLIKLLALGDSGVGKTTFLYRYTDNKFNRKFTTTVGIDFREKRVMYTGTGADGTTERNFRVHLQLWDTAGQERFRSLTTAFFRDAMGFLLMFDLTNQQSFLNVRNWMSQLQANAYCDSPDIVLVGTKADLQDLRDVHARQAKDLADRYGIPYFETSAATGAEVDKAVTTLLDLVMKRMEQSTDGGHGCEPNGSPVASQGVEEAPVRRRCAC